One window from the genome of Phycisphaerales bacterium encodes:
- a CDS encoding DUF4112 domain-containing protein encodes MPVKDSHSAARALERVRTVSRWMDTRYRVPGTEYRFGLDPIISLLPVVGDTASLVISLYPILEASRAGVRRRVLVKMLANLGLDWLVGLVPVVGVIPDAWYKANTRNLRLLEKELGEHESASGAYG; translated from the coding sequence ATGCCCGTGAAAGACTCCCACAGCGCCGCCCGCGCCCTCGAGCGCGTCCGCACCGTCTCCCGCTGGATGGACACGCGCTATCGCGTGCCGGGGACCGAGTACCGCTTCGGCCTCGACCCCATCATCAGCCTGCTGCCGGTCGTCGGCGACACGGCCTCGCTCGTGATCAGCCTGTATCCAATCTTGGAGGCCAGCCGGGCGGGCGTGCGGCGGCGGGTGCTCGTCAAGATGCTCGCGAACCTGGGGCTCGACTGGCTGGTCGGGCTGGTCCCCGTCGTCGGCGTGATCCCCGACGCGTGGTACAAGGCGAACACGCGGAACCTGAGGCTGCTCGAGAAGGAACTCGGCGAACACGAATCGGCCAGCGGCGCATACGGTTGA
- a CDS encoding NADH-quinone oxidoreductase subunit D: MPYTMRPDEGYGLDVESTGYLADRPDTGDRWTLNFGPQHPATHTTLRLVLELDGERVARCTPHIGYLHSGFEKLGEALDYNQYVTIVSRMNYLSPIANDIAWHNAVETLFGIEITPRCKVLRTILAELARIQDHLLCVGAAALDLGAITGFLYSFNPREKIYDIMDFVSGQRYHPDWTRVGGAMQDLPDQETFQRMVKAFCHEDCLVAIKDLETLVERNRIFMDRTRDIGILSKEDAIAWSITGPMARSSGVARDLRKDAPYLCFADNWDGQGAEAVRFQVPVADQGDVYTRFLVRVEEIKQSVKIIDQLIDDIPGGSINAFTDSKMVKPPKNEVYGSIEGLIQHFELIMSNRGWKPPVAEAYAAQETANGELGYFIVSDGGPRPWRARTRPPTFMNYQIMALMTEGHMLADVVAILGSINVVAAELDR, encoded by the coding sequence ATGCCCTACACCATGCGACCGGACGAGGGCTACGGCCTGGACGTCGAATCCACCGGCTACCTGGCCGACCGACCCGACACGGGCGACCGCTGGACGCTCAACTTCGGTCCCCAGCACCCGGCAACGCATACGACCCTCAGATTAGTCCTCGAGCTCGACGGCGAGCGCGTCGCCCGCTGCACGCCCCACATCGGCTACCTCCACAGCGGCTTCGAGAAGCTTGGCGAGGCCCTGGACTACAACCAGTACGTGACCATCGTGTCGCGGATGAACTACCTCAGCCCCATCGCCAACGACATCGCCTGGCACAACGCCGTTGAAACGCTCTTCGGCATCGAGATCACGCCGCGCTGCAAGGTCCTCCGCACGATCCTCGCCGAGCTGGCGCGCATCCAGGACCACCTGCTGTGCGTCGGCGCTGCGGCCCTCGACCTCGGGGCCATCACCGGCTTCCTTTACAGTTTTAACCCGCGCGAGAAGATCTACGACATCATGGACTTCGTCAGCGGCCAGCGGTACCACCCCGACTGGACGCGCGTCGGCGGCGCCATGCAGGACCTGCCCGACCAGGAAACGTTCCAGCGCATGGTCAAGGCCTTCTGCCACGAGGACTGCCTCGTCGCCATCAAGGACCTCGAGACCCTCGTCGAGCGCAACCGCATCTTCATGGACCGCACCCGCGACATCGGCATCCTCTCCAAGGAAGACGCCATCGCGTGGAGCATCACCGGCCCCATGGCCCGCTCGTCGGGCGTCGCGCGCGACCTCAGGAAGGACGCGCCCTACCTCTGCTTCGCCGACAACTGGGACGGCCAGGGCGCCGAGGCCGTGCGCTTCCAGGTGCCCGTTGCCGACCAGGGCGACGTCTACACCCGCTTCCTCGTGCGCGTCGAGGAGATTAAACAAAGCGTCAAGATCATCGACCAGCTCATCGACGACATCCCCGGCGGCTCGATCAACGCCTTCACCGACTCGAAGATGGTCAAGCCGCCCAAGAACGAGGTCTACGGCTCGATCGAGGGCCTCATCCAGCACTTCGAGCTCATCATGAGCAACCGCGGCTGGAAGCCGCCGGTCGCCGAGGCCTACGCCGCCCAGGAGACGGCCAACGGCGAGCTTGGCTACTTCATCGTGAGCGACGGCGGCCCCCGCCCCTGGCGCGCCCGCACCCGCCCGCCGACCTTCATGAACTACCAGATCATGGCGCTCATGACCGAGGGCCACATGCTGGCGGACGTGGTGGCGATCCTGGGCAGCATTAATGTTGTGGCGGCCGAGCTCGACCGCTAG
- a CDS encoding glycosyltransferase has product MRICLVSREVAPFWGAGIGVYVSLMARAWAAAGHEVHVLSEPHPGMLEDGPKSHRGVRFHAVDIEAGQCTLDGFRCHLEQHSMAVHEKLSELHAKHRFDYVEFPDFGGEGWLALKARRTLGAYDGAVMAIRLHTPLADCIELNADAMLDRETALILAIEGQALRDADALVSPCTSLLERVRSRYGPDVADDRKPGFVVPYAFDMASVEELGKGPAETYERPTILFYGRAERRKGVHLLVPAAQQLMDEGLDFDVRFIGGDTMTGPACGSMRRHLEKLASRAHAERFRFDPPRPRAELGPAIRGATACCFPSLWENYPNVCLEALALGKLVVGSNAGGMSEQIEDGVSGLLFESGSIESLKAALRRTLTDGDLREKVKATAPECVATACEPGRIVRETSAAIAIARERMEKTVDFDNAASVTSNGTTTPDASIIIPFYNMARWLPQTLESAKAQTHANTEIIVVDDGSTDPAGIAMIDQLDRDESVRVVRKRNGGLGDARNAGIAAARAQWVVPLDADDLLHPTFVAKTLHAARQPSTSSRPLAMVTSIVAAFPDPPGTHEDAPWVWLPLGLERDMLPAANVCSCCVALIEKDAIEAVGGYDAWLTSYEDWDFYCALASKGYRCEIVPERLIYYRQRQESMRHEIGEPNLVRFRALITQRHPRLAEHPEIALRILAGELRQHESVYLRNPRYQAIDRINAAFKRTPLHRPLKSLVLRTLGVGAMD; this is encoded by the coding sequence ATGCGAATCTGCCTTGTCAGCCGAGAGGTCGCGCCCTTCTGGGGCGCCGGGATCGGGGTCTACGTCTCCCTGATGGCCCGGGCCTGGGCTGCCGCGGGGCACGAGGTCCACGTGCTGAGCGAGCCGCACCCGGGCATGCTCGAAGATGGGCCCAAGAGCCACCGGGGCGTCCGATTCCACGCGGTCGACATCGAGGCCGGCCAGTGCACGCTCGACGGCTTCCGCTGCCACCTCGAGCAGCACTCGATGGCCGTGCACGAGAAGCTGAGCGAGCTCCACGCGAAGCACCGGTTCGACTACGTCGAGTTCCCCGACTTCGGCGGCGAGGGCTGGCTGGCGCTCAAGGCCCGGCGGACGCTGGGCGCCTACGACGGCGCCGTCATGGCCATCCGCCTGCACACGCCGCTGGCCGACTGCATCGAGCTGAACGCCGACGCGATGCTCGACCGCGAGACGGCCCTGATCCTGGCGATCGAGGGCCAGGCCCTGCGGGACGCCGACGCGCTCGTGTCGCCCTGCACCAGCCTGCTCGAACGGGTTCGATCTCGGTACGGCCCCGACGTCGCGGACGACCGCAAGCCGGGCTTCGTCGTGCCCTACGCCTTCGACATGGCCAGCGTCGAGGAGCTGGGCAAGGGTCCGGCCGAGACGTACGAGCGGCCGACCATCCTCTTCTACGGCCGTGCCGAGCGGCGCAAGGGCGTGCACCTGCTCGTGCCCGCGGCCCAGCAGCTCATGGACGAGGGGCTGGACTTCGACGTCCGCTTCATCGGCGGCGACACCATGACCGGGCCGGCCTGCGGTTCGATGCGGCGGCACCTCGAGAAGCTGGCCAGTCGCGCCCACGCTGAGCGCTTCCGCTTCGACCCGCCCCGCCCGAGGGCCGAGCTCGGCCCGGCCATCCGCGGCGCGACGGCCTGCTGCTTCCCGTCGCTGTGGGAGAACTATCCCAACGTGTGCCTGGAGGCCCTCGCGCTCGGCAAGCTCGTGGTCGGGTCGAACGCCGGCGGCATGAGCGAGCAGATCGAGGACGGCGTCAGCGGCCTGCTCTTCGAGAGCGGCAGCATCGAGAGCCTGAAGGCCGCGCTCCGCCGGACGCTGACCGACGGCGACCTGCGGGAGAAGGTCAAGGCGACGGCGCCCGAATGCGTCGCGACGGCGTGCGAGCCGGGCCGGATCGTGCGCGAGACGAGCGCCGCCATCGCCATCGCGCGCGAGCGCATGGAAAAGACCGTCGATTTCGATAACGCAGCGTCGGTCACCAGCAACGGCACGACGACGCCCGACGCCTCCATCATCATCCCCTTCTACAACATGGCCCGCTGGCTGCCCCAGACGCTTGAGAGCGCCAAGGCCCAGACGCACGCCAACACCGAGATCATCGTCGTTGACGATGGCTCGACCGACCCGGCCGGCATCGCCATGATCGACCAGCTCGATCGCGACGAGTCGGTGCGCGTGGTCCGCAAGCGCAACGGCGGGCTGGGCGACGCCCGGAACGCAGGCATCGCCGCCGCACGCGCGCAGTGGGTCGTGCCGCTCGACGCCGACGACCTGCTGCACCCGACCTTCGTCGCCAAGACGCTGCACGCCGCCCGGCAGCCGAGCACGTCGAGCCGGCCGCTGGCGATGGTGACGTCGATCGTGGCGGCGTTCCCCGATCCGCCTGGCACGCACGAGGACGCCCCGTGGGTCTGGCTGCCGCTGGGCCTGGAGCGTGACATGCTGCCGGCGGCCAACGTCTGCTCGTGCTGCGTGGCGCTGATTGAGAAGGACGCCATCGAGGCGGTGGGCGGCTACGACGCCTGGCTGACCAGCTACGAGGACTGGGACTTCTACTGCGCCCTGGCGAGCAAGGGCTACCGCTGCGAGATCGTCCCCGAGCGACTGATCTACTACCGCCAGCGGCAGGAGTCGATGCGACACGAGATCGGCGAGCCGAACCTGGTGCGGTTTAGGGCGCTCATCACCCAGCGGCACCCGCGGCTCGCCGAGCATCCAGAGATCGCGCTTCGGATCCTGGCCGGGGAGCTTCGACAGCACGAGTCGGTGTACCTGCGCAACCCGCGGTACCAGGCGATCGATCGCATCAATGCGGCGTTCAAGCGAACGCCCCTGCACCGCCCGCTCAAGAGCCTGGTGCTCCGCACGCTGGGCGTTGGCGCGATGGACTGA